In the Setaria italica strain Yugu1 chromosome VI, Setaria_italica_v2.0, whole genome shotgun sequence genome, one interval contains:
- the LOC101759643 gene encoding cytochrome P450 89A2, translating into MLRLKAAQFLRPPSAMEDWLYHSLSITFCLAVSLLLSSLRPVTGKPPLPPGPPLLSLIGPLIFLGRTNFSIERIISAARSRYGPVFTLYLLPSRPAIFVADHAVAHRALVQRGAAFADRPPANLPSRIFSSNQHNITSGAYGPLWLVLRRNLTGKVFQPSRLRRFAGARRRAVAGLVAGVTRQMSADGVVVVEGLLHRAMFRVLTSMCFGEGLAADGVVASVEALQREFLTSAIGFQVFGVCPAVTKLVFRRRWKRMLSLRHRQEELLVPLIRACRAQRDTAVAGDSAAVDSYVDSLLGLRIPEDGGTRNLTDGEMVSLCSEFLVAGTDSTAAVVQWIMANLVAQPEIQGRLRAEIRQVAGASIQEEHLPRMPFLRAVVLEGLRRHPPGHFVLPHAATETDGGGVTLEGFSVPRHTSVNFTVAGMGLDEAVWPDARRFRPERFLPGGEGADVDLTGGKEIKMMPFGAGRRICPGMALALLHLEFVVANLVAEFEWREVAGEPVEFAEKQELSVVMRRPLRASVVRCTRNERT; encoded by the coding sequence ATGTTGCGACTGAAAGCTGCTCAGTTCCTTCGTCCACCTTCAGCCATGGAAGACTGGCTCTACCACTCCCTCTCCATCACCTTCTGCCTTGccgtctccctcctcctctcttccctcCGGCCAGTCACCGGAaagccgccgctcccgcccggtCCTCCACTGCTATCACTGATTGGTCCGCTCATCTTCCTTGGCCGGACCAACTTCAGCATCGAGCGGATCATCAGCGCCGCCCGGTCCCGGTACGGCCCGGTCTTCACCCTCTACCTGCTCCCGTCTCGCCCGGCCATCTTCGTCGCCGACCATGCCGTGGCGCACCGTGCCCTGGTACAGCGTGGCGCGGCGTTCGCCGACAGGCCGCCGGCCAACCTCCCGTCCCGGATTTTCTCCAGCAACCAGCACAACATCACCTCCGGCGCGTATGGCCCGCTCTGGCTCGTGCTCCGGCGCAACCTCACCGGCAAGGTGTTCCAGCCGTCGCGCCTACGCCGGTTCGCCGGTGCTCGCCGGCGCGCCGTGGCGgggctcgtcgccggcgtcaCTCGGCAAATGAGCGCCGACGGGGTAGTTGTCGTCGAGGGGCTCTTGCACCGGGCCATGTTCCGCGTGCTCACCAGCATGTGCTTCGGCGAGGGactcgccgccgacggcgtcgTCGCGTCCGTCGAGGCGCTGCAGAGGGAGTTCTTGACGTCGGCCATCGGCTTCCAGGTGTTCGGCGTGTGCCCCGCGGTCACCAAGCTCGTGTTCCGGCGCCGGTGGAAGAGGATGCTGTCTCTCCGGCACCGGCAGGAGGAGCTGTTAGTCCCTCTCATACGAGCGTGCCGAGCGCAACGCgacaccgccgtcgccggcgacagCGCCGCCGTTGACTCCTACGTTGACTCTCTCCTCGGCCTCCGAATCCCCGAAGACGGAGGAACCCGGAATCTCACTGATGGCGAGATGGTGAGCTTGTGCTCCGAGTTCCTGGTCGCCGGCACCGactccacggcggcggtggtgcagtGGATCATGGCGAACCTCGTGGCGCAGCCGGAGATCCAAGGAAGGCTCCGGGCTGAGATACGCCAGGTCGCCGGCGCGAGTATCCAAGAAGAGCACCTGCCGCGGATGCCGTTCCTCCGCGCCGTCGTGCTGGAGGGGCtccggcgccacccgccgggccaCTTCGTGCTGCCGCACGCGGCGACAGagaccgacggcggcggcgtgacgcTCGAGGGCTTCAGCGTGCCGAGACACACGTCGGTGAACTTCACGGTGGCCGGGATGGGGCTGGACGAGGCGGTGTGGCCGGACGCGCGGCGGTTCCGGCCGGAGCGGttcctccccggcggcgagggcgcggacgtcgacctcaccggcggtaaggagatcaagatgatgccgttcggcgccgggcggcggatCTGCCCGGGGATGGCGCTGGCGCTGCTACACCTGGAGTTCGTCGTGGCCAACCTCGTCGCCGAGTTCGAATGGCGAGAGGTGGCCGGCGAGCCGGTGGAATTCGCCGAGAAGCAGGAGCTGTCCGTCGTGATGCGGCGGCCGCTCCGTGCCAGCGTCGTCCGGTGCACAAGGAATGAAAGAACGTGA